GTAGCGCGGCGCACCGGGGGCGTCCGCGCCGGCCGGCGGACCGGGCACCTCGACGGTGTTGTTCCGGCCGTGGGCGTGGAGCACGCTGATCCCGGCGTCCCGGAGGGTCGGCACCGCCCCGGCGACGGCGCGGTTGATGCTCGCCGCGCCCTGGCTGCCGCCGGTGACGAGGAGGACGGGGGCGTCGTCGTCGAGGTCGGTGAGCCCGAAGAACCGGCGGGCCTCCGCCCGCAGCGCGGCCCGGTCGAGGGTGAGCAGGGACTGCTTGACCGGGATGCCCACGACCTCGGCGTCGAGGCCGGAGCCCGCGACCGCGGCGAGGGCCCGGCCGCCGAGCCGCGCGCCGAGCCGGTTCGACATCCCCGCCCGGGCGTTCGCCTCGTGGACGAGAATCGGCACGCCGAGGGAGCGGGCGGCGAGGTAGGCGGGGGCGGACACGTAGCCGCCGAAGCCGATGACGACGTCCGCGTCGACGTCGGTGAGGATCCGCCGGGTCGCCCGGACCGCCCCGGCGAGGCGCCCCGGGAGGGAGGCGAGGTCGCGGGAGGGTTTCCGGGGCACGGGCACGGCGGGGATGAGCCGCAGGTCGGTGCCCCGGGCGGGGATGATCGTCGACTCCAGGCCCCGGGAGGTGCCCAGCGCGGTGACGCGGGCGTCGGGGCGGGCGGCGCGGACGGCGTCGGCGACGGCGAGGGCGGGCTCGATGTGGCCGGCGGTGCCGCCGCCGGCGACGACGACGGAGGGTCCGGACGGGGTGGCGGTCGGGTGGTCGGTGGGGTGGTCGGTCACGGGTCAGGGTCTCCCGGGTCGTCTCGTGGTCGGGCGGGGCGGGGTGCGGGGCGGGGTGCGGCGGGGCGGGGTGGCGCGACCGGCCGCGGGGGGCTGCGTGGTGCGGCGGCGGGTGACGGGCTCACCGTACTGGGCGGGCCGGGCGCGGGTCCGCTCGCGGCGTTCGCGGCCGGGTTCCGCGGGGCGCGGCTCGGGCAGGAGGAACAGCCGGTCGATGAGCGG
The sequence above is drawn from the Corynebacterium bovis DSM 20582 = CIP 54.80 genome and encodes:
- the murG gene encoding undecaprenyldiphospho-muramoylpentapeptide beta-N-acetylglucosaminyltransferase, whose translation is MTDHPTDHPTATPSGPSVVVAGGGTAGHIEPALAVADAVRAARPDARVTALGTSRGLESTIIPARGTDLRLIPAVPVPRKPSRDLASLPGRLAGAVRATRRILTDVDADVVIGFGGYVSAPAYLAARSLGVPILVHEANARAGMSNRLGARLGGRALAAVAGSGLDAEVVGIPVKQSLLTLDRAALRAEARRFFGLTDLDDDAPVLLVTGGSQGAASINRAVAGAVPTLRDAGISVLHAHGRNNTVEVPGPPAGADAPGAPRYVPVPYIDRMDLAYAAADMVLCRAGAMTVAEVSACGLPAVYVPLPHGNGEQELNARPVVAAGGGVIVPDAELTPQRVAREVVPLLRDADRRQAASAAAGAAGHRDAATRIASLVLEAGDRHARARSDRRK